The Ananas comosus cultivar F153 linkage group 2, ASM154086v1, whole genome shotgun sequence genome contains a region encoding:
- the LOC109724366 gene encoding protein EMBRYO SAC DEVELOPMENT ARREST 3, chloroplastic: MPISCYSSHGALASSPRSLLPSPRLPRGRGGSGGGGRALEPTRRFWKVPSLVVMASAVDSFESSASFARRMELAWLISQQPRPIACSSCESKGHVECKWCGGTGFFILGNNMLCEVPSRNTTCVICSGKGSASCSDCKGTGFHAKWLEEPPSREMK, translated from the exons atgccGATCTCGTGCTACTCATCCCATGGCGCTCTCGCGAGCTCTCCACGATCTCTTCTCCCTTCTCCTCGTCTCCCACGAGGACGAGGGGgtagcggcggaggagggagggcCCTGGAACCTACTAGAAGATTCTGGAAGGTTCCGTCCCTTGTCGTCATGGCTTCCGCGGTCGACTCCTTCGAGAGCTCCGCGAGCTTCGCCAGGCGCATGGAGCTGGCGTGGCTCATCTCTCAG CAACCAAGACCGATTGCTTGTTCATCTTGCGAGTCGAAGGGCCACGTGGAATGCAAGTGGTGCGGGGGCACGGGCTTCTTCATCCTGGGTAACAACATGCTATGCGAAGTGCCCTCGAGAAACACTACATGTGTCATATGTTCTGGGAAG GGTTCTGCTTCCTGTTCTGATTGCAAAGGCACGGGCTTCCACGCGAAGTGGCTGGAAGAACCCCCGTCTCGCGAAATGAAATGA